DNA from Pseudomonas putida:
AACATCACCCCCGAGATCTACGAGAGCCTGAAGCTGGCCGTGGAAATCGGCAAATGGGCTGACGGCCGCAAGCTGACCCCGGAGCAGAAGGCCTTGTCCCTGCAGGCGGTGATCGCCTGGGAGATGAAGAACCTGCCCGAG
Protein-coding regions in this window:
- a CDS encoding YeaC family protein produces the protein MSTFAQMIENITPEIYESLKLAVEIGKWADGRKLTPEQKALSLQAVIAWEMKNLPEEQRTGYMGPQECASKSAPVPNILFKSDSVH